One region of Wyeomyia smithii strain HCP4-BCI-WySm-NY-G18 chromosome 3, ASM2978416v1, whole genome shotgun sequence genomic DNA includes:
- the LOC129726940 gene encoding G1/S-specific cyclin-E isoform X2 produces MDLRSSEDASRSSTSDVVKLPRTRKGRKRKRSSESASIEHESSAKRNAPADRQSPLAAASAPVMSVPSVVSTAASSNSVASIIPSSGEYISDTQSSSDCYSTTAEIDIFPLVSPSSVNSNILSPTCDGSRSSWNTKGDTTPHGNRKSSSHNNQQHSNNSSNCDNSSSKYSKLYCCVTPSSELRTCPLPPLSWAENRTVWQLMCRKDEKASLEREPNMFDQHPGLQPRMRAILLDWLIEVCEVYKLHRETYYLALNYIDRYLSRKKGQKKTHLQLLGISALFVAAKVEEIYPPKIGEFAYVTDGACSEEDILREELLLLHELQWSINPVTIMGWLGLYMQIHVTNRQSERLPVYSESKSGSCRKQQHSVAKHQTEKKPDDSFVYPQFSGMEFAQTAQLIDLCSLDVGLANFPYSVIAAAAMSHTFDRKTAVSVSGLDWDVIAPCAKWMEPFFLVICDENEVSPLALLESNEQVKGSYGLAHVCPNLVTDSSHIIQTHTTSLDMFDRAALRREQLEALACIIQQEASPGTQLLDPEGLLLTPPASSRKSLETNLNHNPREIENNVVCTKT; encoded by the exons TTCCGAGGATGCCAGCAGATCGTCAACGTCAGATGTGGTAAAGCTACCCAGAACTAGGAAAGGTCGGAAGCGAAAGCGTAGCTCAGAAAGTGCG AGTATAGAACATGAAAGCTCCGCCAAACGCAATGCCCCCGCCGATAGACAGTCACCACTTGCGGCCGCGTCTGCCCCGGTCATGTCAGTGCCCAGCGTGGTCAGTACGGCCGCTTCCAGCAATAGTGTCGCCAGTATCATTCCCAGCAGCGGCGAGTACATCTCAGATACTCAGAGTTCGTCCGATTGTTACTCGACGACGGCCGAGATTGACATTTTCCCGCTGGTCAGTCCTTCCTCTGTAAATAGTAATATTCTAAGTCCTACTTGTGATGGATCCCGCAGTAGTTGGAACACTAAGGGTGACACAACGCCACACGGCAATAGAAAATCCTCCTCACATAATAATCAGcaacatagtaataatagtagtaATTGTGACAATAGCTCTagtaaatattcaaaattatactGCTGCGTGACCCCGTCGTCAGAACTGCGGACCTGTCCACTGCCACCACTTTCGTGGGCTGAAAATCGTACCGTGTGGCAGCTCATGTGTCGAAAAGATGAGAAGGCGTCTCTGGAACGAGAACCGAATATGTTCGATCAACATCCAG GCCTGCAACCTAGGATGCGAGCTATTCTGTTGGACTGGCTGATCGAAGTGTGTGAAGTGTACAAACTACACCGAGAAACGTACTATTTGGCTTTAAACTATATTGATCGTTATCTCAGTCGCAAAAAGggacaaaaaaaaacccacCTACAACTTCTTGGTATTAGCGCACTATTCGTTGCTGCCAAG GTTGAGGAAATCTATCCTCCAAAAATAGGAGAATTTGCATACGTCACGGACGGCGCCTGCTCCGAGGAGGATATCCTCCGAGAAGAATTGCTGCTACTGCATGAACTTCAGTGGAGCATCAACCCTGTCACTATTATGGGGTGGCTGGGGCTATATATGCAAATTCACGTCACCAACCGGCAATCGGAAAGGCTGCCTGTTTACTCCGAGAGTAAGAGTGGAAGCTGCCGGAAGCAGCAACATTCTGTTGCTAAACATCAAACTGAAAAGAAACCTGACGACTCTTTTGTATATCCGCAATTCTCCGGTATGGAGTTTGCGCAGACTGCCCAACTTATAGATCTTTGTTCGCTGGACGTGGGTCTGGCGAACTTTCCCTACTCTGTGATTGCTGCGGCTGCAATGAGCCACACTTTTGATAG AAAAACGGCTGTTAGCGTGTCTGGTTTAGACTGGGATGTGATTGCGCCGTGTGCCAAGTGGATGGAGCCTTTCTTCTTGGTAATTTGCGATGAGAATGAAGTATCGCCACTGGCTCTTCTCGAGTCAAACGAGCAAGTTAAAGGTAGTTACGGCTTGGCGCACGTCTGTCCGAATCTTGTAACGGATAGTTCACACATAATTCAAACCCATACGACATCATTGGATATGTTT GATCGTGCCGCTTTGCGCCGCGAACAGTTGGAGGCCCTAGCCTGTATTATCCAGCAAGAGGCATCTCCAGGGACGCAGCTGCTCGATCCAGAGGGATTGTTGCTAACGCCACCGGCCTCTAGCCGAAAGTCTCTTGAAACAAATCTAAATCACAATCCGcgcgaaatagaaaataatgtaGTGTGCACCAAGACTTGA
- the LOC129726940 gene encoding G1/S-specific cyclin-E isoform X1, whose translation MCLLEAYSSEDASRSSTSDVVKLPRTRKGRKRKRSSESASIEHESSAKRNAPADRQSPLAAASAPVMSVPSVVSTAASSNSVASIIPSSGEYISDTQSSSDCYSTTAEIDIFPLVSPSSVNSNILSPTCDGSRSSWNTKGDTTPHGNRKSSSHNNQQHSNNSSNCDNSSSKYSKLYCCVTPSSELRTCPLPPLSWAENRTVWQLMCRKDEKASLEREPNMFDQHPGLQPRMRAILLDWLIEVCEVYKLHRETYYLALNYIDRYLSRKKGQKKTHLQLLGISALFVAAKVEEIYPPKIGEFAYVTDGACSEEDILREELLLLHELQWSINPVTIMGWLGLYMQIHVTNRQSERLPVYSESKSGSCRKQQHSVAKHQTEKKPDDSFVYPQFSGMEFAQTAQLIDLCSLDVGLANFPYSVIAAAAMSHTFDRKTAVSVSGLDWDVIAPCAKWMEPFFLVICDENEVSPLALLESNEQVKGSYGLAHVCPNLVTDSSHIIQTHTTSLDMFDRAALRREQLEALACIIQQEASPGTQLLDPEGLLLTPPASSRKSLETNLNHNPREIENNVVCTKT comes from the exons TTCCGAGGATGCCAGCAGATCGTCAACGTCAGATGTGGTAAAGCTACCCAGAACTAGGAAAGGTCGGAAGCGAAAGCGTAGCTCAGAAAGTGCG AGTATAGAACATGAAAGCTCCGCCAAACGCAATGCCCCCGCCGATAGACAGTCACCACTTGCGGCCGCGTCTGCCCCGGTCATGTCAGTGCCCAGCGTGGTCAGTACGGCCGCTTCCAGCAATAGTGTCGCCAGTATCATTCCCAGCAGCGGCGAGTACATCTCAGATACTCAGAGTTCGTCCGATTGTTACTCGACGACGGCCGAGATTGACATTTTCCCGCTGGTCAGTCCTTCCTCTGTAAATAGTAATATTCTAAGTCCTACTTGTGATGGATCCCGCAGTAGTTGGAACACTAAGGGTGACACAACGCCACACGGCAATAGAAAATCCTCCTCACATAATAATCAGcaacatagtaataatagtagtaATTGTGACAATAGCTCTagtaaatattcaaaattatactGCTGCGTGACCCCGTCGTCAGAACTGCGGACCTGTCCACTGCCACCACTTTCGTGGGCTGAAAATCGTACCGTGTGGCAGCTCATGTGTCGAAAAGATGAGAAGGCGTCTCTGGAACGAGAACCGAATATGTTCGATCAACATCCAG GCCTGCAACCTAGGATGCGAGCTATTCTGTTGGACTGGCTGATCGAAGTGTGTGAAGTGTACAAACTACACCGAGAAACGTACTATTTGGCTTTAAACTATATTGATCGTTATCTCAGTCGCAAAAAGggacaaaaaaaaacccacCTACAACTTCTTGGTATTAGCGCACTATTCGTTGCTGCCAAG GTTGAGGAAATCTATCCTCCAAAAATAGGAGAATTTGCATACGTCACGGACGGCGCCTGCTCCGAGGAGGATATCCTCCGAGAAGAATTGCTGCTACTGCATGAACTTCAGTGGAGCATCAACCCTGTCACTATTATGGGGTGGCTGGGGCTATATATGCAAATTCACGTCACCAACCGGCAATCGGAAAGGCTGCCTGTTTACTCCGAGAGTAAGAGTGGAAGCTGCCGGAAGCAGCAACATTCTGTTGCTAAACATCAAACTGAAAAGAAACCTGACGACTCTTTTGTATATCCGCAATTCTCCGGTATGGAGTTTGCGCAGACTGCCCAACTTATAGATCTTTGTTCGCTGGACGTGGGTCTGGCGAACTTTCCCTACTCTGTGATTGCTGCGGCTGCAATGAGCCACACTTTTGATAG AAAAACGGCTGTTAGCGTGTCTGGTTTAGACTGGGATGTGATTGCGCCGTGTGCCAAGTGGATGGAGCCTTTCTTCTTGGTAATTTGCGATGAGAATGAAGTATCGCCACTGGCTCTTCTCGAGTCAAACGAGCAAGTTAAAGGTAGTTACGGCTTGGCGCACGTCTGTCCGAATCTTGTAACGGATAGTTCACACATAATTCAAACCCATACGACATCATTGGATATGTTT GATCGTGCCGCTTTGCGCCGCGAACAGTTGGAGGCCCTAGCCTGTATTATCCAGCAAGAGGCATCTCCAGGGACGCAGCTGCTCGATCCAGAGGGATTGTTGCTAACGCCACCGGCCTCTAGCCGAAAGTCTCTTGAAACAAATCTAAATCACAATCCGcgcgaaatagaaaataatgtaGTGTGCACCAAGACTTGA